One window of Burkholderia cepacia GG4 genomic DNA carries:
- a CDS encoding ankyrin repeat domain-containing protein, translating to MFFKRLAIIGSFAMTTLTSAVAAADGGALEERLRSAADRGDAGEVRTLLERGAQIDSRDGQDRTALLLATQGDHAEAARVLIDAGADVNAKDAIQDSPYLYAGARGHLDILKMTLAHGADLRSTNRYRGTALIPAAERGHVDTVRTLIDAGVNVDHVNRLGWTALLEAIMLGDGSARYVRIVQLLVDAKANVNLADSNGETPLRHARSRGYAEIERVLVAAGGR from the coding sequence ATGTTTTTCAAACGACTCGCAATCATCGGCTCGTTTGCGATGACGACGCTCACGTCGGCCGTCGCGGCCGCCGACGGCGGCGCGCTCGAGGAGCGGCTGCGCAGCGCGGCCGATCGCGGCGATGCGGGCGAGGTCCGCACGCTGCTGGAGCGCGGCGCGCAGATCGATTCGCGCGACGGGCAGGACCGCACGGCGCTGCTGCTCGCGACGCAAGGCGATCACGCGGAGGCGGCGCGCGTGCTGATCGACGCGGGCGCGGACGTCAACGCGAAGGATGCGATCCAGGACAGCCCGTATCTGTATGCGGGCGCGCGCGGTCATCTCGACATCCTGAAGATGACGCTCGCGCACGGCGCCGACCTGCGCAGCACGAACCGCTATCGCGGCACGGCGCTGATTCCGGCGGCCGAGCGCGGGCACGTCGACACGGTGCGCACGCTGATCGACGCGGGCGTGAATGTCGACCACGTGAACCGGCTCGGCTGGACTGCGCTGCTGGAGGCGATCATGCTCGGCGACGGCAGCGCACGCTATGTGCGGATCGTGCAGTTGCTGGTCGACGCGAAGGCGAACGTGAACCTGGCCGATTCGAACGGCGAGACGCCGCTGCGGCATGCGCGCAGCCGCGGGTATGCGGAGATCGAGCGGGTTCTGGTGGCGGCGGGAGGGCGGTAG